A genomic stretch from Veillonellaceae bacterium includes:
- a CDS encoding methionine ABC transporter ATP-binding protein, giving the protein MIKLTGIKKVYKGANGPVPALDGVNLNINQGEIFGVIGKSGAGKSTLIRCINMLERPTEGSVIVDGQNLVEMSEQKLRDARKKIGMIFQHFNLLSSRTVFDNVAFPLELAGASKETIQKEVNHLLDLVGLADKRDQYPAQLSGGQKQRVGIARALANNPKVLLCDEATSALDPQTTKSILKLLKNINQKLNLTIVLITHEMNVIKEICDRVAVIENGGIIEQGNVIDIFTKPQADTTREFISSIINHDLPDILADISFSPVPLPESNLVLRISFFGHSTEEPIIASMIRRFNVDASILYGNIDHIQNTPFGTLIIELSGSQNSIQNALNYLQTRELGIEVIGYVARDNRVAG; this is encoded by the coding sequence ATGATTAAGTTGACCGGCATAAAAAAGGTTTATAAAGGCGCTAATGGTCCTGTTCCGGCGCTAGACGGAGTTAATCTCAATATTAACCAAGGTGAAATTTTCGGCGTTATCGGTAAAAGCGGCGCCGGTAAAAGCACTTTGATCAGATGTATAAATATGCTAGAGCGTCCTACCGAAGGCAGCGTTATCGTCGACGGTCAAAACCTTGTTGAAATGTCTGAGCAAAAACTACGTGACGCCCGCAAAAAGATTGGAATGATTTTCCAACACTTTAATCTCCTCTCTTCAAGGACTGTATTTGATAATGTTGCGTTCCCCCTTGAGCTGGCCGGAGCAAGCAAAGAAACTATCCAAAAAGAAGTAAACCATCTGCTTGACTTAGTTGGTCTGGCTGATAAAAGAGACCAGTATCCAGCACAACTAAGCGGCGGTCAAAAACAGCGGGTCGGCATCGCCCGGGCGCTGGCCAATAATCCGAAAGTATTGCTTTGCGATGAAGCAACATCGGCCCTAGATCCTCAGACAACAAAGTCTATCCTCAAACTGTTAAAAAACATAAATCAAAAACTAAATCTTACTATTGTTCTTATAACTCATGAGATGAATGTTATTAAAGAAATTTGTGACAGGGTAGCTGTTATCGAAAATGGCGGTATTATTGAGCAAGGCAATGTAATCGATATCTTTACCAAGCCGCAGGCAGATACAACCCGGGAGTTTATCAGCTCAATTATTAATCACGACTTGCCGGATATCCTGGCAGATATATCTTTTTCACCGGTACCTTTGCCTGAAAGTAATTTGGTTCTGCGGATTTCCTTCTTTGGTCATTCTACCGAAGAGCCGATTATCGCAAGCATGATTCGCCGCTTCAATGTGGACGCCAGTATCCTGTACGGCAATATAGACCATATTCAGAATACTCCGTTTGGCACCTTAATAATTGAATTATCCGGCTCACAAAACAGTATTCAAAATGCTTTGAACTATTTGCAGACCCGAGAATTAGGAATAGAGGTGATTGGTTATGTCGCAAGAGATAATCGTGTTGCTGGGTAA